A stretch of the Candidatus Babeliales bacterium genome encodes the following:
- a CDS encoding IS701 family transposase: protein MGNKNQADKASHYLSGLIQSERKNRNIERMVEKVTSSNYENQQHFITNSPWDREGLLKAMSKNVSTTLKPHGLISCTVDEKAHLKKGDKSAGVARQYAGCLGKVDNCQVGVYLSLTAHKYSSLTNTRLYLPKEWTANEQRCLDAGIPKEKIVFKTKQELGLEMIKEHIESGVHFDFINGDGLYGNGYEFSKGINALGKKYVLDVHSNQKIFLQEPVIAIPPRQATQRGRVAAKLKAIAPDMSVLEYNNTLRKSDFKLVQIRKSTKGWITAHIHVKEIWVWDESNGDKQAFKQTLIIKRPIHKKDQLKFSLSNIPAQKQSVEQFAFMQAQRFWVEKCFRDDSHDLGMSDYQVRSYNGWNNHMALTCLAMEYMLNQKLKYKIDIPLLSCNDVRELLVELIQHNKEGFDTKFDWMIDRHAKREKDINRYYEINEYFDLPK from the coding sequence GTGGGTAATAAAAATCAGGCAGACAAGGCATCTCATTATCTAAGCGGATTAATTCAAAGCGAAAGAAAAAACCGGAATATAGAACGGATGGTAGAAAAAGTGACATCAAGCAATTACGAAAACCAGCAACATTTTATTACCAACTCACCGTGGGATAGAGAAGGGTTGCTCAAAGCCATGTCAAAAAATGTAAGTACCACCTTAAAGCCTCACGGACTAATATCCTGTACGGTTGACGAAAAAGCACACCTGAAAAAAGGAGATAAGTCAGCCGGAGTGGCTCGGCAATATGCAGGATGCTTGGGCAAGGTAGACAACTGTCAGGTAGGAGTTTATTTGAGTTTAACAGCTCATAAATATTCCTCCTTAACCAACACGCGCTTGTATTTGCCTAAAGAGTGGACAGCTAATGAGCAACGCTGCTTGGATGCGGGCATACCCAAAGAAAAAATAGTATTCAAAACAAAACAAGAATTAGGATTGGAAATGATAAAGGAACATATTGAAAGTGGAGTTCATTTTGATTTTATTAATGGAGACGGCTTGTATGGAAATGGATACGAGTTCAGCAAAGGAATAAACGCATTAGGTAAAAAGTATGTGCTGGATGTTCACAGCAATCAAAAAATATTTCTGCAAGAACCCGTCATCGCTATACCCCCAAGACAAGCAACTCAAAGAGGACGGGTTGCTGCAAAATTAAAAGCCATCGCTCCGGATATGAGTGTATTGGAATACAATAATACCCTGCGTAAAAGTGACTTTAAATTGGTTCAAATACGCAAATCAACTAAAGGATGGATAACTGCCCACATTCACGTAAAAGAGATTTGGGTATGGGACGAATCTAACGGAGACAAGCAAGCGTTCAAGCAAACTTTGATTATAAAAAGACCCATACACAAAAAAGACCAACTCAAATTTTCATTGAGCAATATTCCAGCACAGAAACAAAGCGTAGAGCAGTTTGCATTCATGCAAGCTCAACGATTTTGGGTAGAAAAATGTTTTCGGGACGATAGTCATGATTTAGGAATGTCCGATTATCAGGTACGAAGCTATAACGGATGGAATAATCACATGGCGCTAACTTGTTTGGCAATGGAATATATGTTAAATCAGAAACTCAAATACAAAATAGATATTCCGCTTTTATCATGCAATGATGTGAGAGAGCTATTAGTGGAACTTATACAGCATAACAAAGAAGGTTTTGATACTAAATTTGATTGGATGATTGATAGACACGCTAAAAGGGAGAAAGACATTAACCGATACTATGAAATAAATGAATATTTTGATTTACCAAAGTAG